A genomic stretch from Cellulomonas sp. KRMCY2 includes:
- a CDS encoding signal peptidase I: protein MKRRVVLLIALTGLLVVLLAPPSVGGSTSYVITRGASMEPRFHTGDLAVVRAGGDYSVGDVVAYRSDLLNSVVMHRIVAVEDGRYTFQGDNNSWLDPEQPTATDLIGALVVRVPQGGTWLERVTGPVGLGVVAFALVAGGGTAAHTRHRRRARGAARHSISRPSRPSSTSHTTMPTLAAAPPWMRTAAAGTGVLGVLGLALGALAWTGPLTEPTVGQEPTGRTMTFSYTASVPPSAAYDGTTVTSPSPVFRTLADTVDVQLAYRGPSGQITVDAELSTAGGWRSTVPLTGPVDVADDQAELAVRLDLVALEARAQAAALATGMPADQVTVDVVASVQSGDLPAFAPALHLLLSDLQLRLVGDASALTVVDAAVVDRVAETPRSIAFGNVSISVATGRAVSGWLALGSLLVAAALIVALRRMSLPGEDAEIRNRYGSMIVVVQPMVTPAGRPVVDVPEFATLAKIAERYGLLVLHWTRSGVGTFVVQDEGTTYRYRASVDAPPRARGRGSTAAAAPDRGLALTATHGPPSHRSPDVGAVRPGLPHQG, encoded by the coding sequence GTGAAGCGTCGCGTGGTGCTGCTGATCGCCCTCACCGGCCTGCTCGTCGTCCTGCTCGCCCCGCCGTCGGTCGGCGGTTCCACCTCCTACGTCATCACGCGCGGAGCGAGCATGGAGCCGCGGTTCCACACCGGTGACCTGGCGGTCGTCCGGGCCGGTGGCGACTACTCCGTCGGCGACGTGGTGGCCTACCGGAGCGACCTGCTCAACTCAGTCGTCATGCACCGCATCGTCGCCGTCGAGGACGGTCGCTACACGTTCCAGGGTGACAACAACTCCTGGCTCGACCCGGAGCAGCCCACCGCGACCGACCTCATCGGCGCGCTCGTCGTGCGGGTGCCGCAGGGCGGCACCTGGCTCGAGCGGGTGACCGGCCCCGTGGGGCTCGGTGTGGTCGCCTTCGCGCTGGTGGCCGGCGGCGGGACCGCCGCGCACACGCGGCATCGACGACGGGCCAGGGGCGCGGCTCGGCACAGCATCAGCCGACCGAGCCGTCCGAGCAGCACCAGCCACACGACGATGCCGACCTTGGCCGCCGCACCCCCGTGGATGCGGACCGCCGCGGCCGGCACCGGTGTCCTCGGCGTGCTCGGCCTCGCGCTCGGCGCCCTGGCATGGACCGGTCCGCTGACCGAGCCGACGGTCGGCCAGGAGCCGACGGGCCGGACGATGACGTTCTCCTACACGGCGTCGGTCCCGCCGTCGGCGGCCTACGACGGCACGACCGTGACGTCTCCCAGCCCGGTGTTCCGCACGCTGGCCGACACCGTCGACGTCCAGCTCGCCTACCGAGGACCCTCGGGCCAGATCACCGTGGACGCGGAGCTGTCCACAGCCGGCGGGTGGCGGTCCACCGTTCCGCTCACTGGTCCGGTCGACGTCGCCGACGACCAGGCGGAGCTGGCGGTCAGGCTGGACCTGGTCGCCCTCGAGGCCCGGGCGCAGGCCGCGGCCCTGGCCACCGGGATGCCGGCCGACCAGGTCACCGTCGACGTCGTGGCCTCGGTGCAGTCCGGCGACCTGCCGGCGTTCGCGCCCGCCCTGCACCTGCTGCTGTCCGACCTCCAGCTCCGGCTGGTCGGCGACGCCTCGGCGCTGACGGTGGTGGATGCCGCGGTCGTCGATCGGGTCGCCGAGACGCCCCGATCGATCGCCTTCGGGAACGTCTCGATCTCGGTCGCGACGGGTCGGGCCGTCTCCGGGTGGCTGGCCCTGGGGTCGTTGCTCGTGGCCGCGGCTCTGATCGTCGCGCTGCGCCGGATGTCGCTGCCCGGCGAGGACGCCGAGATCCGGAACCGCTACGGCTCCATGATCGTCGTCGTCCAGCCCATGGTCACCCCCGCCGGACGTCCGGTGGTGGACGTCCCCGAGTTCGCCACCCTGGCGAAGATCGCCGAACGCTACGGGCTGCTCGTCCTGCACTGGACCCGGAGCGGTGTCGGCACCTTCGTGGTCCAGGACGAGGGCACGACCTACCGCTACCGCGCGAGCGTGGATGCGCCGCCGCGCGCCCGGGGCCGTGGATCGACCGCCGCCGCTGCGCCGGACCGGGGCCTCGCCCTCACGGCAACCCACGGGCCGCCGTCGCACCGGTCGCCGGACGTCGGAGCGGTCCGGCCGGGTCTGCCGCACCAGGGGTGA
- a CDS encoding GNAT family N-acetyltransferase gives MAKGWPVVLTEGDVVLRPLRRRDARAWLAARASNAAWLEPWEATSPEAVTGPAPTFAEFVRQMSSQARAGTALPLVIQYRGELVGQLTVATIVRGSLCSGSIGYWVSEHVAGRGLAPTAVAMAIDHCFGPVGLHRVEINIRPENAASVRVVAKLGLRDEGLRERYLHIQGSWCDHRTFAITSEEVPDGLLARWRTAGGA, from the coding sequence ATGGCCAAGGGGTGGCCGGTTGTCCTGACCGAGGGTGACGTCGTGCTCCGGCCGTTGCGCCGCCGTGACGCCCGCGCCTGGCTCGCGGCGCGCGCGAGCAACGCCGCCTGGCTCGAGCCGTGGGAGGCGACGTCGCCGGAGGCCGTCACCGGGCCCGCCCCGACCTTCGCGGAGTTCGTCCGCCAGATGTCGAGCCAGGCCCGCGCGGGTACGGCGCTGCCCCTGGTGATCCAGTACCGCGGCGAGCTGGTCGGCCAGCTGACCGTCGCCACCATCGTCCGCGGCTCGTTGTGCTCGGGGAGCATCGGCTACTGGGTCAGCGAGCACGTCGCGGGCCGCGGCCTGGCGCCGACGGCGGTCGCGATGGCGATCGACCACTGCTTCGGCCCGGTCGGCCTGCACCGGGTGGAGATCAACATCCGGCCGGAGAACGCCGCGAGCGTGCGCGTCGTGGCCAAGCTCGGGCTCCGCGACGAGGGTCTGCGCGAGCGCTACCTGCACATCCAGGGCTCGTGGTGCGACCACCGGACGTTCGCGATCACCTCGGAGGAGGTGCCGGACGGTCTCCTCGCCCGGTGGCGGACCGCCGGCGGTGCCTGA
- the glp gene encoding gephyrin-like molybdotransferase Glp, which produces MRSVSDHLTAVLAAARPVSPLDVVLADSAGCILAEDVTAPFDVPSWTVAGCDGYAVLAADVGLPGPGRSPDVQLPVVHDAPVTSAGPLRLVPGTAILVAAGAPLPHGADAVVPMERTDRGRARVLVHGGAEPGEHLRPVAQDATAGSVVLRSGIRLGARHLALAAAIGRGRLRVHPAPRVVVVSVGDELVEPGRRRADGGVFDADGHALAAAVKDTGAAAVRVGPVGDDRAALREILADQLVRADLLVLTGGLSAGPWDTVTDVLAPLGSVRFDQIAMTPGRRQGFGTVRQDDDVADRGGLHGQGSAHATGLGSAPGPTAAGAGVDRPGGIPVFALPGHPVAAIVSFEVFVRPALRAMAGHTDLFRPSVRAAVTTPWASPAGRRQFVPATVSGSPTEGYLVTPVGDPSTVSLSALAGANALAVVGEDTTLVRVGDPLVCLVLEVV; this is translated from the coding sequence ATGAGATCCGTCTCCGACCACCTGACCGCCGTGCTCGCAGCGGCCCGCCCGGTGTCCCCTCTGGACGTCGTCCTGGCCGACAGTGCCGGGTGCATCCTGGCCGAGGACGTCACGGCTCCGTTCGACGTCCCGTCGTGGACGGTGGCCGGCTGTGACGGCTATGCCGTGCTCGCGGCCGATGTCGGGCTGCCCGGTCCGGGCAGGTCTCCCGACGTCCAGCTGCCGGTCGTGCACGACGCCCCGGTCACGTCCGCGGGTCCGCTGCGGCTCGTGCCGGGGACGGCGATCCTCGTCGCGGCCGGGGCACCCCTGCCGCACGGCGCGGACGCCGTCGTGCCGATGGAGCGGACCGACCGCGGAAGGGCGCGCGTCCTGGTGCACGGCGGGGCGGAGCCGGGCGAGCACCTGCGGCCGGTGGCCCAGGACGCCACGGCCGGCTCGGTGGTGCTGCGCTCGGGGATCCGGCTCGGCGCCCGGCACCTCGCGCTCGCCGCTGCCATCGGGCGGGGTCGGTTGCGGGTGCACCCGGCGCCGCGCGTCGTGGTGGTCTCGGTCGGCGACGAGCTCGTCGAGCCGGGTCGCCGACGTGCTGACGGCGGGGTCTTCGATGCCGACGGTCACGCCCTGGCCGCTGCGGTCAAGGACACCGGCGCCGCAGCCGTACGGGTCGGGCCGGTCGGTGACGACCGCGCCGCGCTGCGCGAGATCCTGGCCGACCAGCTCGTCCGCGCCGACCTGCTCGTCCTGACCGGCGGCCTGAGCGCCGGACCGTGGGACACCGTGACCGACGTGCTCGCCCCGCTCGGGAGCGTGCGCTTCGACCAGATCGCGATGACTCCGGGTCGTCGGCAGGGCTTCGGGACGGTGCGCCAGGACGACGACGTGGCGGACCGCGGCGGCCTGCACGGCCAGGGCAGCGCGCACGCCACCGGTCTGGGCAGCGCCCCCGGACCGACGGCGGCCGGCGCGGGCGTCGACCGACCCGGTGGTATCCCGGTCTTCGCGCTCCCCGGTCACCCCGTCGCTGCGATCGTGTCCTTCGAGGTCTTCGTCCGGCCGGCCCTGCGTGCGATGGCGGGTCACACCGATCTCTTCCGGCCGTCGGTGCGGGCCGCGGTCACGACCCCCTGGGCCTCGCCCGCGGGGCGGCGTCAGTTCGTGCCGGCCACGGTCAGCGGCTCGCCCACGGAGGGCTACCTCGTGACACCGGTCGGCGACCCGTCGACGGTGTCGTTGTCTGCACTGGCCGGCGCCAACGCGCTCGCCGTCGTCGGCGAGGACACCACACTGGTCCGGGTGGGCGACCCGCTCGTCTGCCTCGTCCTCGAGGTCGTCTGA
- a CDS encoding UTP--glucose-1-phosphate uridylyltransferase codes for MTIRKAVIPAAGLGTRFLPATKSTPKEMLPVVDKPAIQYVVEEAVAAGLLDVLMITGRSKRTLADHFDTVPELEAILEAKGETERLALVRHSSDMANVHFVRQGQPKGLGHAVLCARHHVGAEAFAVLLGDDLIDPRDPLLTEMIALQERVGGSVIALLEVDPEQVHLYGCAAVEPVTDGAAGGGADGAAGWPDEVRVTGLVEKPDAADAPSNLAVIGRYVLHPAVFDVLERTPPGRGGEIQLTDALATLATMPAEQGGGVHGIVFRGRRYDTGDRLDYLKAVVRIAVDRPDLGPDLRAWLIEYVSTLQR; via the coding sequence ATGACGATCCGCAAAGCCGTGATCCCCGCAGCAGGTCTCGGGACCAGGTTCCTGCCCGCCACGAAGTCCACGCCCAAGGAGATGCTCCCGGTCGTGGACAAGCCCGCCATCCAGTACGTCGTCGAAGAGGCCGTCGCTGCAGGCCTCCTCGACGTGCTGATGATCACCGGTCGCTCCAAGCGCACGCTGGCGGACCACTTCGACACCGTCCCGGAGCTCGAGGCCATCCTCGAGGCCAAGGGCGAGACGGAGCGCCTCGCCCTCGTCCGGCACTCGTCCGACATGGCGAACGTGCACTTCGTCCGGCAGGGCCAGCCGAAGGGTCTGGGCCATGCCGTCCTGTGCGCGCGCCACCACGTCGGGGCCGAGGCGTTCGCCGTGCTGCTGGGTGACGACCTGATCGACCCGCGGGATCCGCTGCTCACCGAGATGATCGCCCTGCAGGAGCGGGTCGGCGGGTCGGTGATCGCCTTGCTCGAGGTCGACCCCGAGCAGGTCCACCTGTACGGCTGCGCCGCTGTCGAGCCGGTCACCGATGGTGCGGCCGGTGGTGGGGCCGATGGCGCGGCCGGCTGGCCGGACGAGGTCAGGGTGACCGGGCTCGTCGAGAAGCCCGATGCGGCCGACGCGCCGAGCAACCTGGCCGTGATCGGCCGGTACGTGCTGCACCCGGCGGTGTTCGACGTGCTCGAGCGCACCCCGCCCGGGCGTGGTGGCGAGATCCAGCTCACCGACGCCCTCGCCACCCTCGCCACGATGCCTGCGGAGCAGGGCGGCGGGGTGCACGGCATCGTCTTCCGCGGCCGGCGCTACGACACCGGTGACCGCCTCGACTACCTCAAGGCCGTCGTGCGGATCGCCGTCGACCGACCGGACCTCGGCCCTGACCTGCGCGCCTGGCTGATCGAGTACGTGTCGACGCTGCAAAGATGA
- a CDS encoding 5-formyltetrahydrofolate cyclo-ligase, whose amino-acid sequence MTSTAQPYPAYRPGLDLTDVKEELRRAIRSERERMTARARARAAEDFAMVVGDLPQVRAARCVAAYVARPNEPGTVPLLERLAARGTTVLLPVLGTGLQRDWAWFTSASELEVRAPGRPPEPAGPTVGAEMLAQADAIIAPALAVDTSGMRLGQGGGWYDRVLAYARPDACVIAMVFPDEVYDAEVRPLPRQEHDQPVDIVATPAGWQWVRNRGDAPCVTV is encoded by the coding sequence GTGACCAGCACAGCCCAGCCGTATCCCGCGTACCGTCCGGGCCTCGACCTGACGGACGTGAAGGAAGAGCTCAGGCGCGCGATCCGGTCCGAACGTGAGCGCATGACCGCCCGTGCGCGGGCCCGCGCGGCCGAGGACTTCGCCATGGTGGTCGGCGACCTCCCGCAGGTGCGCGCGGCGCGATGTGTCGCTGCGTACGTCGCACGGCCCAACGAGCCGGGTACCGTCCCGCTGCTCGAACGCCTCGCCGCGCGGGGCACCACGGTCCTGCTGCCGGTACTGGGCACCGGCCTGCAGCGCGACTGGGCGTGGTTCACCTCGGCGAGCGAGCTCGAGGTCCGGGCACCGGGCCGCCCACCGGAACCGGCGGGGCCGACCGTCGGCGCCGAGATGCTCGCCCAGGCCGACGCGATCATCGCACCGGCGCTCGCGGTCGACACGTCCGGCATGCGGCTGGGCCAGGGCGGCGGCTGGTACGACCGCGTCCTGGCGTACGCGCGCCCCGATGCGTGCGTGATCGCGATGGTCTTCCCGGACGAGGTGTACGACGCCGAGGTGCGGCCGCTGCCCCGTCAGGAGCACGACCAGCCGGTGGACATCGTGGCGACGCCGGCCGGCTGGCAGTGGGTGCGCAACCGCGGCGACGCGCCCTGCGTCACGGTCTGA
- a CDS encoding penicillin acylase family protein, producing the protein MPRRRALRYLIGVAAVVVLVLVAVAAVAATVVRRPLPEHSGTLELPGLTADVTVLRDALGVPSIYADDAEDLFRAQGYVHAQDRFFEMDYRRHVTAGRLSELVGADDDALAADQVIRTFGWRDVAADEWELLDEDTRSYLTAYADGVNAYLDTHDLDSLGVEYTVLGLQVDLGPPEQWDPIDSLAWLKAMAWDLRGNYDQELSRALTYATVRDVGRVDELFPRYPQETNLPIISEVPVAAEASAPLVGAPDGTLLGPDLQRAVEAAQEALDAVPHLLGEGDGTGSNSWVVSGEHTASGLPILANDPHLAISAPGIWTQMGLYCTEVGTACPFEVSGFTFAGFPGVIIGHNADLAWGLTSLRADVTDFFLERVDPETGTYLRDGVQEPLDVRTETIEVAGGDPVELEIRSTVHGPIVSDVLEIGRVASSPTVDGFHGVTEVALGWTALQPGRTADAVFAFATASEAADIAEAAALFAVPSQNIVFATTAGQIGYQAPGQIPLRARVLDGPVPSDGTWPRPGWDSRYDWQGFVDPAVMPAVVDPAVGYVVAANQAVTSAGVGPYLTSDWDYGYRSQRIRDVLDEQIASGTPIDVELTGALQNDAWSPYADALLPALLAVPVEDDFAAEGVDLLRDWDQVQGADSAAAAYFSSVWANILELTFWDDLPEDQWPSGDSRWLEVVTRLLEEPDNAWWDDRRTVNVVESRDEILSRSLTTARLELTVELGKEAQEWQWGRLHTAAPTHPVLGGPTVPEPVRRLVNPRPLPVPGGSSIVNATSWDAASGSFAVTAAASMRMVVDLADLDASTWVNQTGSSGHPGSVHYTDQFAAWAAGETFPWPYSPQAVREATSRELTLSPEP; encoded by the coding sequence GTGCCCCGTCGTCGCGCACTGCGCTACCTGATCGGCGTCGCCGCCGTCGTCGTGCTCGTGCTCGTCGCGGTCGCAGCCGTCGCGGCGACCGTCGTGCGCCGCCCGCTCCCCGAGCACTCGGGCACTCTCGAGCTGCCGGGCCTCACCGCCGACGTCACAGTGCTGCGGGACGCGCTGGGGGTGCCGAGCATCTACGCCGACGACGCCGAGGACCTCTTCCGGGCGCAGGGCTACGTGCACGCCCAGGACCGCTTCTTCGAGATGGACTACCGGCGGCACGTCACCGCCGGACGGCTGTCCGAGCTGGTCGGTGCCGACGACGACGCGCTCGCCGCCGACCAGGTCATCCGCACGTTCGGCTGGCGCGACGTCGCCGCGGACGAGTGGGAGCTCCTCGACGAGGACACGCGCAGCTACCTGACGGCCTACGCCGACGGCGTCAACGCCTACCTCGACACCCACGACCTGGACTCCCTCGGCGTGGAGTACACGGTCCTGGGTCTCCAGGTGGACCTCGGCCCGCCGGAGCAGTGGGACCCCATCGACTCCCTCGCGTGGCTCAAGGCGATGGCATGGGACCTGCGGGGCAACTACGACCAGGAGCTCTCCAGGGCCTTGACGTACGCCACGGTCCGCGACGTCGGCCGGGTCGACGAGCTGTTCCCGCGGTACCCGCAGGAGACCAACCTGCCGATCATCAGCGAGGTCCCGGTCGCGGCCGAGGCGTCCGCGCCGCTGGTGGGCGCGCCGGACGGGACGCTGCTCGGCCCGGACCTGCAGCGCGCCGTCGAGGCAGCCCAGGAGGCGCTCGACGCCGTACCGCACCTGCTCGGGGAGGGCGACGGCACGGGCTCCAACTCGTGGGTCGTCTCGGGCGAGCACACGGCCTCCGGGCTGCCGATCCTGGCCAACGACCCGCACCTGGCGATCTCCGCCCCCGGGATCTGGACGCAGATGGGTCTGTACTGCACCGAGGTCGGCACGGCCTGCCCGTTCGAGGTCTCCGGCTTCACGTTCGCGGGCTTCCCCGGTGTCATCATCGGCCACAACGCCGACCTCGCCTGGGGGCTGACGAGCCTCCGGGCCGACGTCACCGACTTCTTCCTCGAGCGCGTCGACCCGGAGACCGGTACCTACCTGCGCGACGGCGTCCAGGAGCCGCTGGACGTGCGCACCGAGACGATCGAGGTGGCCGGCGGTGACCCGGTCGAGCTCGAGATCCGCTCGACGGTGCACGGCCCGATCGTCTCCGACGTCCTGGAGATCGGCCGGGTCGCGTCGTCGCCGACCGTCGACGGGTTCCACGGTGTCACCGAGGTCGCGCTCGGCTGGACAGCACTGCAGCCAGGACGGACCGCCGACGCGGTGTTCGCCTTCGCCACGGCCTCCGAGGCCGCCGACATCGCCGAGGCAGCCGCGCTGTTCGCCGTCCCCTCGCAGAACATCGTCTTCGCGACCACAGCCGGTCAGATCGGCTACCAGGCACCGGGCCAGATCCCGCTGCGCGCGCGGGTCCTGGACGGACCGGTGCCCTCCGACGGGACCTGGCCCCGACCGGGCTGGGACTCCCGCTACGACTGGCAGGGCTTCGTCGACCCGGCGGTGATGCCGGCCGTCGTCGACCCGGCCGTCGGGTACGTCGTCGCGGCCAACCAGGCGGTGACGTCGGCCGGCGTCGGGCCGTACCTGACCTCCGACTGGGACTACGGCTACCGGTCGCAGCGCATCCGTGACGTGCTCGACGAGCAGATCGCCTCGGGCACGCCGATCGACGTCGAGCTCACCGGCGCGCTGCAGAACGACGCGTGGAGCCCGTATGCGGACGCGCTCCTGCCGGCCCTGCTGGCGGTCCCGGTCGAGGACGACTTCGCCGCAGAAGGCGTCGACCTGCTCCGGGACTGGGACCAGGTGCAGGGCGCCGACTCAGCGGCTGCCGCGTACTTCTCCTCGGTGTGGGCCAACATCCTCGAGCTGACCTTCTGGGACGACCTGCCCGAGGACCAGTGGCCGAGTGGTGACAGCCGCTGGCTCGAGGTCGTCACGCGGCTGCTCGAGGAGCCCGACAACGCCTGGTGGGACGACCGCCGGACCGTCAACGTCGTCGAGAGCAGGGACGAGATCCTGTCGCGCTCGTTGACCACCGCCCGCCTCGAGCTGACGGTCGAGCTCGGCAAGGAGGCGCAGGAGTGGCAGTGGGGACGGCTGCACACCGCAGCGCCGACGCACCCGGTCCTCGGTGGGCCGACGGTCCCCGAGCCGGTCCGCCGCCTCGTCAACCCGCGCCCGCTGCCCGTGCCCGGCGGGTCGTCGATCGTCAACGCCACGTCCTGGGACGCTGCGAGCGGCTCGTTCGCCGTCACGGCGGCCGCCTCGATGCGGATGGTGGTCGACCTCGCCGACCTCGACGCCTCCACGTGGGTCAACCAGACCGGCAGCTCAGGGCACCCCGGCAGCGTGCACTACACCGATCAGTTCGCCGCGTGGGCGGCGGGGGAGACGTTCCCGTGGCCGTACTCGCCGCAGGCAGTCCGGGAGGCGACGAGCCGCGAGCTCACCCTGAGCCCTGAGCCCTGA
- a CDS encoding FmdB family zinc ribbon protein — MPTYAYACTQCDHRFDAQQAFTDDALTDCPRCGARLRKLFGNVGVVFKGSGFYRTDARNERKGKIAASTRSDSASTTSDSASSSGSADSAAASTGGSGGSSTSGSTGGSGAPSTSGGSGPSTSGPSTSGSSPAGSNSSTGASTSSSGAAAAGS; from the coding sequence GTGCCCACCTACGCGTATGCGTGCACGCAGTGCGATCACCGCTTCGACGCCCAGCAGGCGTTCACCGACGACGCACTGACCGACTGCCCGCGTTGCGGCGCGCGGCTGCGCAAGCTCTTCGGCAACGTCGGCGTGGTGTTCAAGGGCTCCGGGTTCTACCGGACCGACGCGCGCAACGAGCGCAAGGGCAAGATCGCCGCGTCCACGAGGTCGGACAGCGCCTCGACGACGTCGGACAGCGCCTCGAGCAGCGGGTCGGCCGACTCCGCCGCAGCGTCGACGGGCGGCTCCGGCGGCTCGTCGACCTCCGGGAGCACCGGCGGGTCCGGTGCGCCGAGCACCTCGGGTGGCTCCGGGCCGTCGACGAGCGGGCCATCGACGAGCGGGTCGTCGCCGGCCGGCTCCAACAGCTCGACCGGCGCCAGCACCTCGAGCAGCGGCGCCGCCGCTGCCGGCAGCTGA
- a CDS encoding RcpC/CpaB family pilus assembly protein, with amino-acid sequence MARRTPYTPSVPSARSPLPAPPAPRAAAPRGRRSAALLALRIALWRLRPFVLPLVVVAAVAVGVRHVAPPPPRTQPVVVTAHEVPAGRPLTGADLRVVQMAPRVVPDGALSDPDELVGRGAVVPLPRGLPVVDSVLEGDRFGLDPPPGTVVVPVRLADGSVPGFLRTGDLIDLVVPGSGFDALLGTDSDPGPAEPDVLARRALVVDVGQDGRPGAGASLASLDGEAARLVVMVAVPPQDGRRLAAAGDEGSLGAVLVE; translated from the coding sequence ATGGCGCGCCGCACCCCGTACACCCCGAGCGTCCCGTCCGCGCGGTCACCGCTGCCTGCACCGCCGGCGCCACGAGCGGCAGCGCCCCGCGGTCGCCGGAGCGCCGCGCTGCTCGCGCTGCGCATCGCGCTCTGGCGACTGCGTCCGTTCGTCCTGCCGCTCGTGGTCGTCGCAGCGGTCGCGGTCGGCGTCCGTCACGTCGCGCCGCCGCCCCCGCGGACGCAACCGGTCGTCGTGACAGCCCATGAGGTCCCGGCCGGCCGGCCGCTGACCGGCGCGGACCTTCGGGTGGTGCAGATGGCGCCGCGCGTCGTGCCGGACGGCGCGCTGAGCGACCCGGACGAGCTGGTCGGCCGTGGCGCGGTCGTGCCGCTGCCCCGGGGCCTACCCGTCGTCGACTCCGTGCTCGAGGGCGACCGGTTCGGTCTCGACCCGCCGCCGGGCACGGTCGTGGTGCCGGTCCGGCTCGCCGACGGCTCCGTCCCCGGCTTCCTGCGCACCGGGGACCTCATCGACCTCGTGGTCCCCGGCTCCGGGTTCGACGCCCTGCTCGGCACGGACAGCGACCCGGGCCCCGCCGAGCCCGACGTGCTGGCCCGCCGGGCCCTGGTGGTCGATGTCGGGCAGGACGGTCGGCCCGGCGCCGGCGCGTCCCTGGCGAGCCTCGACGGCGAGGCGGCCCGGCTCGTCGTGATGGTCGCGGTACCACCGCAGGACGGCAGGCGCCTGGCCGCCGCGGGCGACGAGGGTTCACTCGGAGCCGTTCTGGTGGAATGA
- the mscL gene encoding large conductance mechanosensitive channel protein MscL gives MITGFKSFVLRGNVIDLAVAVVIGGAFALVVKALVDGFINPLIAAIFGQPDLTSVWMFEINGAIFTIGAILGAVINFLLIALAVYFVIVLPMNTLAERRKAGTEPEPEGPAEDVLLLQEIRDLLAARREI, from the coding sequence ATGATCACCGGGTTCAAGAGCTTCGTCCTGCGTGGGAACGTCATCGACCTGGCCGTCGCGGTCGTCATCGGCGGCGCGTTCGCTCTCGTCGTCAAGGCGCTCGTGGACGGCTTCATCAACCCGCTGATCGCCGCGATCTTCGGCCAGCCGGACCTGACGAGCGTCTGGATGTTCGAGATCAACGGCGCGATCTTCACGATCGGCGCGATCCTCGGTGCCGTCATCAACTTCCTGCTCATCGCCCTGGCCGTCTACTTCGTCATCGTGCTGCCGATGAACACGCTGGCCGAGCGTCGCAAGGCCGGCACCGAGCCCGAGCCAGAGGGACCCGCCGAGGACGTCCTCCTGCTCCAGGAGATCCGCGACCTGCTGGCCGCCCGCCGGGAGATCTGA